In Megalops cyprinoides isolate fMegCyp1 chromosome 16, fMegCyp1.pri, whole genome shotgun sequence, the genomic window ATTCAGTGGGGGTCATGGGCTGCACATAACGATGTGAATGTCATGGAGGGCTCATTTCCCTCACTTCACAGCAATGGAGGTGCAATATGAGGAGCTTCCCGGTCGTCCTGAAACAGTGGTCTATCCTGTTGCGGCTAGCAGTGTTCACCCCCAACACAACACTCATGAGCCTTTATTTCTCTCTGCCAAATCATACTGCAGTCAGCAGGAAATGCAGCACAGCCAATAGCGACACACCTGTCACCAGCGCCTTCACGCAAAACAACCCGTCTGTGAAACTGTCTGGCCAACACCTTGCTGAAACGCACTGGCTTGGGTCTGAATGTACAGAGCCACCTGCAATTCTCATAATGTGAGCAAATTACCACATGCAAGCGCAGATCAGCTGAAAAACGTGATGAGACCCTTTCTGTATTTACACTGCAGGAGGGAGACAAGCGGGCATAAACCCGGGCCCGGAGCCAGGATGAAGTggctgagggggcagttaaaatGGCGAGGGGGCAAATCATTTTATAAAGTAAAACAGGGGGTTATCATTGtgctatgcctatttctgcattttttcatcctgcagGTGTGAATATAGTGCCGTTTTGACTAGATGggaacaattccctaccttaccttttccatgtgtttgtgcgtcatggccataatatgaaataggaatattagGGGgagattgccaggtcaccacctaagattggtctggtggtaggtctactgaaattcattgatttaaccatgccATAGCCTCTGAAAGcctaaataacaacacaaaactactgtttcaaaatcaaataatacatttatttcacagcagtggtgaagccagtattaaacctgagtgtcctcgcaCAATTTAGTGATTCGGAGCAACCGGAACGTATAGGTCTACAAgaagcaaaataataaaatctaaccactgagagatgactgctaaaatcaacaaaataatagccaacagcgtcagggtcattaagtaaaaaaaaaaagatggtcagatcgttttgtctgtctttctgctcatgccatgcagctctctctccctctctctctttctctcactccctctccctctccctctccctctctctctctctctcactctctctctccctctccctctctctctctctatcactcactctctctctcactctctctctctctccctctctctctcactctctctctctctctctctctcactctctctctcgacCCAAACTTCACTTCCCTGTGTTGTTTCCAATGAGAATTCCaaccatttttgttgtttttgctatttttctacagggtacataaaacttaaactgTGGGGGCAGAAGCAAAGCCCCCTCTTGCCCCCTCATGGCACCAGGTGCACACAaaaccaaggggaaaaaaaacaataaaatgtttggtTGTGTTGATACATCTGGCTGGCTAGATAGCAAGTAAGCACTGaattcatgttttcttcacATTGTTTAAGGTAATATTGCAGTGAAATAATTAGCAGTGTATTAACCTTAGTCTGCTTGTAACTGCTTGACTGTAAGAGTTATGATCTCAGGCATTTTACTGTGATATGACTGTATTCCTTCTGAACAGCTTCCTGGGAGGCTGCAGCTCTACATAAGGCAGACTCTGCACTGTGATGTAGGTCTGCTTCCGGTTTTACTCTGTCAGCACAGGTTAACACAACACAATCTCACAGAATAACTGCCAACCCAGATGCTCCAGTAGCCTGTTCTGAAGGAATACAGTAATatcagagaagaagaaaaagctTAGCTTATCTTACGCAGTCAAGTAATTACATGTAACATGAATTAATTCACTGTTAATTAACGCACCATAACATCACCTTAAATAATTTATGGAAAACATTAATTTGGTGCCAGCTGGCTTGTTAGCCGGGCAGACATGTCAGCATGCCATATATTGTCTGTGAGGTTATTATGGGGGTTAAAAGCACAGCTCTTCAGTGTGAGCGGTAGTTATAATATAACTGTGGTAGCATTAATGTGAGTGACTGGAAAATTGTAATGACACAGAAGAATTCTGGGCAATGTCATGACAACATCTACCCAACAATGCATGTGAGGTTTGCTGTTAGGAtgttgtttgcttgtgtatgtCACGACAACCCAAGTATTGTACAGGTCAGTCCAGAATCCCTGTCACTCTCTGCAGAACTTCAGTCTTCAGCACAAAGAAATCATAAAAAAGATCATGGTGTTTAATATCCAGCATATGGCTGCAGACAAGGATCTTGTATGATTTTAGCTTTTCTTTGATACACTCGGTTGTATGTTAGGCCACTTCGTTGGGCCCCCAGTGCTCTGACCAGCAGGCTGTGACTGCGTGGCTGGCAGCTTCATGTTGTTGCTGACAACTCGTTTGTTCATGCAGCACTCTTGGTTTTGTGTGACTAAAGAATTATATATCCCTTGATCTTAAAAAATGTTGCTTAAAATGTAACAATACGAATCgatcaaattattttattaccCATCACACATTCTCTGGTGCAGCTAATCGTGTCCAGGAATTTAACAAACCAAGTGAGCCTAAATGAAACGAATACTCCTCTATCAACAAACACACTACGACTTAAGGAGATATATACGAAGATAAAACAACCTACTCGAAAACGGCAGCACATACAATAATAAGTGTAACTTAATGGTAAACGTATTTACCAGAGTTGCGCATTTGGATCCGTTCTCACTGACGCCTCTCTCTTCAATGCTTTGATTGGGACTCCTCTTCAGCGTCTGATCAGCGGGGAGAGTGACGTCATTGTAAGAGCTGACGAACTTGAAGTCGCTGGTGCGCGAGCCCGTTGTTAAGTACGTGTCATAATTGTAAGAACTGCGCAGAGTTCCTGCTCCCTCTACCTCTGCGTAGTTGGGGGGGAAATATGCGCTGGGAATGGCGACTGCGCCGTCAAGCAACAGTCTGGGCTTTCTTCTGCGGCAAAACCTCACCGCTACAATCAGAATAATGAAGGTCAGGAAGAAGGTGGAGACGGACACCAGGGCGATGATCAAATATGACGTTAATCTGGAATTGTTCTCCTCATAAGACATATCTTTCAACTCGGGAACTTCTGCCAAGTTGTCCGAAATCAGCAGATACACCGAGCAGCTTGTAGACAGAGAGGGCTGTCCGTTATCTTTCACTGAGATAACAAGGATCTGCTTCATACTGTCAGATTCAGAAATGTCCCGCTGTGTCCTGATCTCTCCGCTGTGGACAGCAATAGTGAAAAGTCCCGGGTCTGTGGATTTCACCATCTGATAGGACAGCCACGCGTTCTGTCCAGAGTCCGCATCCACAGCGATCACCTTGGAAACCAGGGAGCCCGCCTGAGCAGCTTTGGGGACCATCTCGGTCATGAAGGagctccctgctggagcagggtATAATATCTGCGGAGAGTTATCATTCTCATCTGTTATGAAGACGCTCACACTCACGTTGCTGCTCAGTGGAGGAGAACCATTGTCTCTGGCAACAACGAGGACTTTAAAACTTCTGAACTGCTCATAATCAAATGATCTCACAGCATGGATCACTCCCGTGTCTCCGTTAATGGACAAAAACGACGACACCGCAACACCGCCGACTTCACTCGACAGCAGAGAATAGAACACCGTGCCGTTCTGTCTCCAGTCCGGGTCTCTCGCccttacagtaataacagaggagccgggtttgttattttcacacacatagGCGCTGTAAGACTGTTCATCAAATACAGGCGGGTTGTCGTTCACATCCGATACAGACAACTGCACAGTTTTAGAGGAAGACAAAGGCGGAGAGCCCTCGTCGGTAGCAGTGACCGTAATGTTGTAATCAGACACTAATTCGCGGTCTAGTTCTCCTGTAGTTACCAGCGAGTAATAATTTTTGATGGACGGAATTAACTTGAAAGGAACATTTTGCTGAATGGAGCAGCGGACCTGTCGATTTGTCCCTGAATCTTTATCCTGAACATTGATGATGCCAACCTCTGCGCCAGGTAACGCGCTCTCAGGGATGGGATTTTTCAGAGATTTCAAATATATCACAGGTGCGTTGTCATTCACATCAGTAATTTCTATAATTACTGTTGAATAAGACAATAACCCAGATCCATCTTTAGCTTGGATTCGAATTTCATAAGCTGAACCTTCTTCGAAATCGAGTGGTCCCTTCACCCCAATTTCTCCTGTCTTGTGATCAAGCCTAAACAATTTCTTCACTTCATCTGAAACATGCCCAAATTCATACGTCACTTCACCATTCGCTCCCTCGTCTGCATCACTGGCGCTGACTGTAACCACTACGGTGCCTAAAGCAGAATTTTCAGCCAGACTGGCTTTATAGACGCTCTGGCTAAACACGGGGATATTATCGTTAGCATCCAGCACAGTGACGTGTATAACTACAGTACCAGATCTCTGCGGAGTCCCTCCGTCAGACGCAGTAAGTAACAATGTAACCTCCTGCTGCTCTTCGCGATCCAGCTCTTTTTCTAAAACTAACTCACCGTATTTTCTTCCAACTGCGTTCGTGTGAACAGCCAGAGTAAAATGATCATTCCTCTGTAGCGTGTAGCTCTGAACAGCGTTCTGCCCGATATCCGCATCGTGGGCCTCACCTAAGGGGAAACGGGCGCCTTTACCCGCAGATTCTCTAATTTCCATTTCAATGCGATCATTTGCAAATTGTGGCAAGTTGTCATTCATATCCTGGATGTGAAGTGATATACGATGCAATTCTAGAGGACTCTCCAGCACAAGCTCAGAATTTAAAACACACGAAGCCTTCTGTCCACAAAGCGCTTCTCTGTCAATCCTTTCAGACACTATCAAATCACCAGAATTCACATTAATGTCGCAATAACTTCGACTTCCTTCAGTATCAATACGAGCGTTGCGAGCAGACAGGCTTTTAACATCCACACCGAGATCCTTCGCTATATTTCCTATGACAGATCCGCGTTTCATCTCCTCCGGAATAGAGTAGCTCACATCTCCAAAGCAAGCAGGCAGGgcgaaaagaaagaaaaccaaacagcGCGTCGAGCTGCTCACAGAGAATCCTTTGTAGCCCATTTTCAGATCGATATTGTAGGGAATTCGCACTTTAATCCAATTCTTACATTTGGCGAAATATCCCTCATGAAGACACCCAGTAAACGATGAATGCTGTCCTAGCTTAATGAAAAGAGATGTCCAGTTCGGCCCGTTCAATGGTTTTCTATCCTACAGCAGTGAGATGCCCGTTTCTGAATATTACGATAGTGGGTGGAGAGATGAGTCTTGCGTCCCTTTGCTGGTGAATAGCGACACTCGGAGTACTTTTCAGAAACTGCACATAGAATCGAGAAGTACATCTATGGgtgctgctactactactactactggtattagtagtagtattagtatgATTAATTGCATTGCAGTGGGCTCAAACGCTTCCATGTAATAATGTCTGTAGATCTAATCCCAAACTAAATCTTATGGCGATGCGTCTTATATAATTAGTTCTATGTATTGGTACACAAATTGGAAACGACTCTTTTGTTCGCTTTTTTTAATTAGTCCTTCGAAATAAGATCTTTAGTGAACAGGAACAATCCCTATGAAATTCCCGAAGTAGACAAAAAACCTTGCCGGTTCTAGTGACGTTTGATAACTCATCGGTATTTAGAATAATGAACATGTAGGCTATCATACATGCAATCATTGACGTAAATCAGAAGAGCTGTATCGAAAAGTGTAATTTAAATCCGCCATTAATGTTCAAATGATAAGCGCTAACTGGGAGAAACCAAAAGTTCCTTTACTATCGCaaaaatgaaagttttattAAACGCGAGTtgttactgaaacacacattacatGTTGATACTAATTAAAATCGTGAAAGAAGTCATGGAATAGGATGCTCGCAGCCACATACTATAGAAAactttaagaaaaaataaaaacactgaagtcAGCCATATGTTCTGAAATTCGAAACTTGATGGGatattttttatgaaagaaaaaaaactccacacttTTAACATAGACACAGTACACTACACGAAATACTGTGAATGGCAATTTCTTTGCGTTAAACACCgccaaacaacaaaactgtcattttgttCCTTGTCAGAAAACTTCACCAAAAAGGACACATCCTGAATCCGTACAAGGATCTCTGACAATCAGAGTCATCCGATATCTTCACATTTTTTTGAAGCAGGTGTACTAATCCAGAGTTACTGCCAGAGCGTGAAACTGTCTGCGTCGTCTGGTGATACAGCTGGCAATagactgaggcagttcaggctAAGCACCTCGCGCGAGGGTAACGCAGCAGTGGCCCTCCTGGGAATCGACCCATGATCCTCTGCGTAACGATACCCAACTCCTGCCATTACGCCACAGTGCTGCCTGATAATATCACCAGTAAAGTTAAACAGCCAACGATAATCAGGAAGGACACACAGGGATACATTTTACTGAAGTACGAAGTAGGAAATCATAACATGAACCAGGAAGAAAATTCACATTGCACAAATaccaaaaatgcattaatacatATGTTCCGAAGACAGCCCCGATTGTTTGCA contains:
- the LOC118790710 gene encoding protocadherin beta-16-like is translated as MGYKGFSVSSSTRCLVFFLFALPACFGDVSYSIPEEMKRGSVIGNIAKDLGVDVKSLSARNARIDTEGSRSYCDINVNSGDLIVSERIDREALCGQKASCVLNSELVLESPLELHRISLHIQDMNDNLPQFANDRIEMEIRESAGKGARFPLGEAHDADIGQNAVQSYTLQRNDHFTLAVHTNAVGRKYGELVLEKELDREEQQEVTLLLTASDGGTPQRSGTVVIHVTVLDANDNIPVFSQSVYKASLAENSALGTVVVTVSASDADEGANGEVTYEFGHVSDEVKKLFRLDHKTGEIGVKGPLDFEEGSAYEIRIQAKDGSGLLSYSTVIIEITDVNDNAPVIYLKSLKNPIPESALPGAEVGIINVQDKDSGTNRQVRCSIQQNVPFKLIPSIKNYYSLVTTGELDRELVSDYNITVTATDEGSPPLSSSKTVQLSVSDVNDNPPVFDEQSYSAYVCENNKPGSSVITVRARDPDWRQNGTVFYSLLSSEVGGVAVSSFLSINGDTGVIHAVRSFDYEQFRSFKVLVVARDNGSPPLSSNVSVSVFITDENDNSPQILYPAPAGSSFMTEMVPKAAQAGSLVSKVIAVDADSGQNAWLSYQMVKSTDPGLFTIAVHSGEIRTQRDISESDSMKQILVISVKDNGQPSLSTSCSVYLLISDNLAEVPELKDMSYEENNSRLTSYLIIALVSVSTFFLTFIILIVAVRFCRRRKPRLLLDGAVAIPSAYFPPNYAEVEGAGTLRSSYNYDTYLTTGSRTSDFKFVSSYNDVTLPADQTLKRSPNQSIEERGVSENGSKCATLTEVLQRVTGILD